The following proteins are co-located in the Mus caroli chromosome 7, CAROLI_EIJ_v1.1, whole genome shotgun sequence genome:
- the LOC110297301 gene encoding vomeronasal type-1 receptor 4-like: MGNLLLFILHMYIFLVQPHQKKPIDIIFTHLMLVNVLSIMFKLMPDVMRSFAVRILFHDVACKAVLYAYSATRGLSLCTILLLSVFQAITLSSKHSKWAWLKSKLESCIFPLFLIMWIINTFLYFPMVENIKGKINFTFVDSRYSQIYCRSSQVRHHTTKSLVTALIIRDVLFVFLMIWSSLYMVSLLFRHNRSTRHVHSFSVSLHASSEKRATHSILLLVAFFVFFYCSNTFVTFFSLYQPKSNPVLDLIGGVLSSGYPTVCPYVLLNNRKLISKFISSSSNFKCTFFARGCHC, from the coding sequence ATGGGAAACTTGCTCCTCTTCATACTACACATGTACATCTTTTTAGTTCAGCCTCATCAGAAGAAGCCCATAGATATTATCTTCACGCATCTAATGCTTGTCAATGTTTTGAGCATCATGTTCAAGCTGATGCCAGATGTCATGAGATCCTTTGCAGTCAGGATCCTTTTCCATGATGTTGCATGTAAGGCAGTTTTGTATGCATACAGTGCTACTAGGGGCCTTTCCCTCTGTACTATCTTGCTACTGAGTGTATTTCAAGCCATCACTCTCAGTTCTAAACATTCCAAGTGGGCATGGCTTAAATCCAAGCTTGAGTCATGCATTTTTCCCTTATTCCTCATCATGTGGATCATCAACACATTTCTCTATTTTCCCATGGTTGAAAACATAAAGGGAAAAATCAACTTCACTTTTGTGGATTCAAGGTATTCCCAGATATACTGCCGAAGTAGCCAGGTTCGCCACCACACCACCAAGTCACTTGTAACTGCACTAATAATTAGAGATGTCCTGTTTGTGTTTCTCATGATATGGTCCAGCCTCTACATGGTGAGCCTCCTCTTCAGACACAATAGGAGTACACGGCATGTCCACAGTTTCAGTGTCTCTCTCCATGCATCTTCTGAAAAGAGAGCCACCCACAGCATCCTTCTGCTTGTGGCTTTTTTCGTGTTTTTCTATTGTTCAAATACCTTTGTCACCTTCTTTTCACTTTACCAACCCAAGAGCAACCCAGTATTGGATCTGATTGGTGGAGTTTTATCATCAGGATACCCAACTGTCTGCCCTTATGTTCTGTTGAACAATAGGAAACttatttccaaatttatttcttcatcttcaaaCTTTAAATGTACCTTTTTTGCAAGAGGATGCCACTGCTAA